One segment of bacterium DNA contains the following:
- a CDS encoding pyridoxal phosphate-dependent aminotransferase family protein — protein MSIFDKCYRFDESENIKKAGLYPYFREIDSEQDTWITLKGGKRVLMLGSNSYMGLTNHPEVIEAAVEATRKLGTGCAGSRFLNGTLKIHRELEEELADFIGSEAALIYSTGYQTNLGTISALVGRKDFLLTDKFDHASIYDGARLALGKALRFNHNDISDLEEKLSSIPIERNKLIVVDGIFSMEGDIAKLPQICELAEKYGADIFVDDAHSIGVLGPNGEGTATHFGLSERVNLTMGTFSKSLASLGGFLAADAKTIEYLKHKSRALIFSASPSPANVAAARASLKIIKREPERREKLWRNTHFMLDGFKEMGFNIGNAETPIVSLHVGNIEKAFLMSKMLEDRDIFINPIIPPATPPGDCLIRVSFMATHNLKDLSFALEAFRDIGRKLGVI, from the coding sequence TTGAGTATTTTTGACAAATGCTATCGATTCGACGAATCCGAGAATATCAAGAAAGCGGGGCTTTACCCCTATTTCCGCGAGATAGATTCCGAACAGGATACATGGATTACTCTCAAGGGTGGAAAGCGCGTTTTAATGCTCGGTTCTAATTCCTATATGGGTCTTACAAACCACCCTGAGGTTATTGAGGCTGCCGTGGAAGCCACACGCAAACTAGGAACCGGTTGTGCTGGAAGCCGTTTTTTAAATGGAACACTGAAAATACACCGAGAACTAGAGGAAGAACTTGCGGATTTTATTGGCTCAGAAGCAGCCCTCATATACTCTACCGGTTATCAAACCAATCTCGGGACTATATCGGCGCTTGTTGGGCGAAAAGATTTCCTTCTCACAGATAAATTCGATCATGCGAGTATTTATGATGGTGCGCGTCTTGCATTAGGCAAGGCCCTCCGTTTTAACCATAACGATATTTCCGATCTCGAGGAGAAACTATCCTCGATTCCAATCGAGCGCAATAAGCTAATTGTAGTCGATGGTATTTTTTCGATGGAGGGGGATATTGCCAAGCTTCCGCAAATATGCGAGCTTGCAGAAAAATATGGCGCGGATATTTTTGTTGATGACGCTCATTCTATAGGTGTTCTCGGGCCTAATGGCGAGGGAACCGCGACACATTTTGGCTTATCTGAACGAGTTAATCTTACAATGGGAACTTTCAGTAAATCCTTGGCTTCCTTGGGTGGTTTTCTTGCTGCGGATGCAAAAACAATCGAATACTTGAAACATAAAAGCAGGGCTTTAATATTTTCGGCTTCGCCTTCTCCGGCGAATGTCGCTGCAGCAAGAGCTTCGCTAAAGATTATCAAACGAGAACCCGAACGAAGAGAAAAACTTTGGCGCAATACACACTTCATGCTCGATGGTTTCAAAGAAATGGGATTTAATATCGGCAACGCTGAAACGCCTATAGTTTCCCTTCATGTGGGAAACATCGAAAAGGCATTTTTAATGAGCAAAATGCTTGAAGATAGAGATATTTTTATCAATCCAATCATTCCGCCGGCAACACCTCCTGGGGATTGCCTTATTCGCGTTAGCTTCATGGCGACTCATAATCTCAAAGACCTCTCTTTCGCCCTAGAAGCCTTCAGGGATATCGGGAGAAAACTTGGAGTAATTTAA
- the galE gene encoding UDP-glucose 4-epimerase GalE: MAKILLTGGAGYIGSHTNLALAEAGHKTILFDNLSTGFKELVIAGELIIGDLMDKEAISQILREGGFDAVIHFAAKSLVGESFENPLLYWNTNVIGSLNLIDAMLKYGPRKIVFSSSAAVYGNPSEMPILESCPTKPINPYGKTKLAIEWILQDHFRTLDHVSLRYFNACGADIKGRIGLLIPNDPHLIPVCMDNLLGKRKRVEVFGTDYNTPDGTCIRDYIHVSDLAAAHLSAVEHILSNKTAISLNLGTNRGYSIREIIDNMEKITHKKLNVSLSERRPGDPGKLIADSSCAREFLGWEPRFSDLGIIINSAWEWHKKHFSD; encoded by the coding sequence ATGGCAAAAATACTTTTAACCGGCGGTGCCGGATATATTGGATCGCACACAAACCTCGCGTTAGCAGAGGCGGGCCATAAGACCATCCTTTTTGATAACCTCTCGACCGGCTTTAAAGAATTAGTTATAGCAGGTGAGCTTATTATCGGGGATTTAATGGACAAGGAGGCTATTAGCCAAATTTTGCGAGAAGGCGGCTTCGATGCAGTTATTCATTTTGCGGCCAAATCGCTTGTGGGTGAATCTTTCGAGAATCCTTTATTATACTGGAATACTAATGTAATAGGTTCGTTGAACCTAATCGATGCGATGCTAAAATATGGACCTCGTAAGATTGTTTTCAGTTCCTCTGCGGCGGTTTATGGCAATCCTTCGGAAATGCCCATTTTAGAGTCTTGCCCTACAAAACCAATTAATCCTTATGGAAAGACAAAACTCGCTATCGAGTGGATTTTGCAGGACCATTTCCGAACCTTAGATCATGTGAGTCTTCGGTATTTCAATGCTTGCGGTGCCGACATCAAAGGTAGAATAGGGCTACTCATCCCGAATGATCCCCATTTAATTCCAGTTTGTATGGATAATCTTCTTGGAAAACGCAAACGAGTCGAGGTTTTTGGCACAGATTATAACACTCCAGATGGCACTTGCATTCGAGATTATATTCATGTGTCAGATTTAGCTGCAGCACACCTTTCTGCGGTCGAACATATTTTATCCAATAAAACCGCAATTTCGTTGAATCTTGGCACAAACCGAGGATATAGCATCCGAGAAATCATAGACAATATGGAAAAAATTACACATAAAAAACTCAATGTATCGCTCTCGGAAAGGCGTCCTGGCGATCCCGGCAAACTCATTGCAGACTCCTCTTGCGCTCGAGAATTTTTAGGCTGGGAACCCCGTTTTTCAGACCTCGGAATTATAATTAATTCCGCCTGGGAATGGCATAAAAAACACTTTTCCGACTAA
- a CDS encoding glycosyltransferase produces the protein MVNTFHYPRGGASIYALSLANLLEKSNHEVLHFAMNHPSSIPSPLTEKYWPPYIEFPKILKEGVLRGGYKVFRRTISSKEAETGMDELLDNFDINLVHVHNILHHITPSIFKPIVKRGLPIVWTLHDYSLICPNTNTFDQRKNVMCSACLKGGLSLFNAPLRRCKKGSFSASTMAAIENAVHRFKKVKDIPDRFISPSRFLAEKFIECGFDEDKFEVVPNFIERKAPFYEKKENRSREFALYAGRLSAEKGLKTLIEAWRGMPIECSLKIAGTGPLESELKLLAKDIDNIEFLGFVHPDKLAEIRNRTAFLVVPSEWWENAPLTILEAFADGIPVLGANIGGIPEMVRSNVTGLLFESRNSEDLLNKARELFDNTEKSKKYGENARRISENEYSSESHLHRILKIYMDLLN, from the coding sequence ATGGTAAACACATTTCATTATCCGCGTGGAGGTGCATCGATATATGCTCTCAGTTTAGCTAATCTATTGGAAAAAAGTAACCATGAGGTTTTGCATTTCGCGATGAATCATCCCTCTTCTATTCCATCTCCATTAACAGAAAAATATTGGCCCCCTTACATAGAATTTCCTAAAATATTGAAGGAAGGTGTGCTCAGAGGCGGATATAAGGTTTTTAGAAGAACGATTTCCTCGAAAGAGGCAGAAACTGGGATGGATGAGCTACTCGACAATTTTGATATAAATTTAGTGCATGTTCACAATATACTTCATCACATTACTCCTTCGATATTTAAACCTATTGTAAAGCGTGGGTTACCGATAGTTTGGACCTTGCACGATTACTCACTCATTTGCCCTAATACAAATACTTTTGATCAAAGAAAGAATGTGATGTGTTCGGCTTGTTTAAAGGGCGGTTTGTCGCTATTCAATGCGCCCCTGAGGCGATGTAAAAAGGGATCTTTTTCAGCCAGCACAATGGCAGCTATCGAAAATGCAGTTCACAGGTTTAAAAAAGTGAAGGATATTCCCGACCGTTTCATTTCACCTAGCCGCTTTCTCGCAGAAAAATTCATCGAATGTGGTTTCGATGAGGATAAATTTGAAGTCGTTCCAAATTTTATCGAGAGGAAAGCACCATTCTATGAAAAAAAGGAAAATAGAAGCAGGGAATTTGCGCTTTATGCGGGTAGGCTTTCCGCAGAAAAAGGCTTAAAGACTTTGATCGAGGCGTGGCGAGGTATGCCAATTGAATGCTCTCTTAAAATTGCCGGCACAGGGCCTTTAGAAAGCGAATTAAAACTACTCGCAAAAGACATTGATAATATCGAATTCCTCGGTTTTGTTCATCCTGATAAGTTAGCTGAAATAAGAAATAGGACGGCTTTTCTTGTTGTTCCAAGCGAATGGTGGGAAAATGCGCCGCTGACTATTCTCGAAGCCTTTGCCGATGGAATCCCTGTGCTAGGGGCAAATATCGGAGGCATCCCCGAGATGGTTCGTTCTAATGTAACAGGGCTTCTTTTCGAATCGAGGAATTCCGAAGACCTGTTAAATAAAGCGCGGGAATTATTTGACAACACTGAAAAATCAAAAAAATATGGTGAGAATGCTCGGAGAATATCCGAGAACGAATATTCTTCTGAATCCCATCTCCATAGGATATTGAAAATCTATATGGATTTATTGAACTAA
- a CDS encoding ECF transporter S component, whose protein sequence is MRIQSQNELKKITLSSIIIALAIALGYALAFIPNVELVTFTLAFGGAILGYARGPIIGALGFLLYSILSPYGMAPPPLIVAQVLGGAVIGLGGAILGRSYKKMGSRWIFILISLCVGLISTFIYDLLTNLGSYIVVATSATLIPFLIGGISFSLIHIASNSMIFAILFPAILRLTRKFSELAEH, encoded by the coding sequence ATGCGCATCCAAAGCCAAAACGAACTTAAAAAAATTACGCTCTCGAGTATAATAATCGCGCTTGCAATCGCCTTAGGATATGCCCTTGCTTTTATTCCGAATGTGGAGTTAGTTACATTCACACTTGCTTTTGGTGGTGCGATTCTAGGTTATGCTCGTGGGCCTATTATCGGGGCATTGGGTTTCTTACTATATTCAATATTATCTCCCTATGGTATGGCTCCGCCGCCATTAATAGTGGCGCAGGTTCTAGGAGGTGCAGTGATAGGTTTGGGGGGCGCTATACTCGGAAGATCCTATAAAAAGATGGGAAGCAGATGGATATTTATACTAATTTCACTTTGCGTTGGTTTGATCTCGACTTTTATCTATGATCTTCTTACTAACCTCGGTTCATACATCGTGGTTGCAACATCGGCAACCTTAATTCCATTTCTTATCGGTGGTATCTCATTTTCCCTTATACATATAGCCTCGAACAGTATGATATTTGCAATACTCTTCCCAGCGATCCTGCGCCTAACACGAAAATTCTCAGAATTGGCAGAGCATTAG